The following proteins are encoded in a genomic region of Neosynechococcus sphagnicola sy1:
- a CDS encoding glycosyltransferase, whose protein sequence is MNYLSTTLKQRGWKYGFKKVLEKFAAFKTQQSVPAIAPSQAYTCLHYYLPEIPLSQDFLYYSWLIRNYPRLTDLERMRSTLPALRSPIISILMPVYNTPENYLRAAINSVLAQVYPCWELCIADDASTVPHIHQILKDYGEQDPRIKVDFRTENGNISRCSNSALTLATG, encoded by the coding sequence TTGAATTATTTATCGACCACCCTTAAGCAGCGAGGCTGGAAGTATGGGTTTAAGAAAGTCCTGGAAAAATTTGCTGCTTTTAAAACTCAGCAGTCTGTACCGGCGATCGCCCCTTCCCAGGCTTACACCTGTCTCCATTACTACCTTCCTGAAATTCCCCTAAGTCAAGATTTTCTCTATTATTCCTGGTTGATTCGGAATTATCCTCGGTTGACAGATTTAGAGCGAATGCGATCAACGTTGCCAGCGCTGCGATCGCCCATCATTAGCATTCTGATGCCCGTCTATAATACCCCAGAGAATTATCTCAGAGCCGCGATCAATTCCGTCTTAGCTCAAGTTTATCCTTGCTGGGAACTCTGTATTGCGGATGATGCTTCAACCGTACCTCATATTCATCAGATCCTCAAGGATTACGGTGAACAAGATCCTCGCATTAAGGTTGATTTTAGAACCGAAAATGGCAATATTTCTCGCTGTTCTAACTCAGCATTGACACTGGCAACGGG
- a CDS encoding NAD-dependent epimerase, with translation MVKVLVTGAAGFIGFHLSQKLLARGNDVVGLDNLNDYYDVSLKQARLEQLKPHPQFSFHFLDLGDRSGMMQLFATQSFDIVINLAAQAGVRYSLENPHAYIDSNLIGFTNILEGCRHHRIQHLVFASSSSVYGANTKTPFSVHDNVDHPLSLYAATKKANELMAHTYSHLYRLPTTGLRFFTVYGPWGRPDMALFLFTKAILAGQPIDVFNFGQMQRDFTYIDDIVEGILRVADQIPTPNPSWTGTQPDPGTSNAPYRLYNIGNHQPVELMHFITVLEAALGIKAEKNLLPMQLGDVPATYAEVDDLIRDVGFCPNTPIEVGIQRFVSWYRSYYKV, from the coding sequence GTGGTCAAAGTTTTAGTCACAGGTGCAGCCGGTTTTATTGGATTTCATCTGAGTCAAAAGCTCCTGGCTCGCGGCAATGATGTAGTAGGTCTGGATAACCTGAATGACTACTATGATGTCTCCCTGAAGCAGGCTCGCCTAGAGCAACTAAAGCCACACCCCCAGTTCAGCTTCCATTTCCTAGACTTAGGCGATCGCAGTGGCATGATGCAACTATTTGCCACCCAATCTTTTGACATTGTCATCAATCTAGCAGCGCAAGCCGGGGTACGGTATTCCCTGGAAAATCCCCATGCCTACATTGATAGCAACCTGATTGGCTTTACCAACATTCTAGAAGGCTGCCGTCACCATAGGATTCAGCACCTCGTCTTCGCCTCCTCCAGTTCAGTCTACGGTGCCAATACCAAGACACCCTTTTCGGTGCATGACAATGTTGATCATCCCCTCAGCCTCTATGCTGCCACGAAGAAGGCGAATGAGTTAATGGCTCACACTTACAGCCATCTCTATCGTCTGCCCACCACTGGGCTGCGCTTCTTTACGGTTTATGGCCCTTGGGGGCGTCCAGATATGGCATTGTTTCTGTTCACCAAGGCAATTCTGGCAGGTCAGCCCATTGATGTCTTTAACTTCGGCCAGATGCAACGAGATTTCACCTATATTGATGACATTGTTGAAGGCATTCTAAGGGTTGCTGACCAGATTCCTACCCCCAACCCCAGTTGGACTGGTACCCAACCGGACCCTGGTACCAGCAATGCCCCCTATCGACTCTATAACATCGGCAATCATCAGCCCGTCGAACTTATGCACTTTATTACAGTGCTAGAAGCCGCCCTGGGAATCAAGGCTGAGAAAAATCTGCTACCGATGCAGCTAGGGGATGTCCCTGCAACCTACGCCGAGGTGGATGACTTAATCCGAGATGTGGGCTTCTGTCCCAACACGCCCATTGAAGTAGGGATTCAGCGATTTGTCTCCTGGTACCGCTCCTATTACAAGGTCTAA
- a CDS encoding branched-chain amino acid transaminase has protein sequence MMDDFLPIAYFQNQFVPFPEAKLSIATHALHYGTGAFGGLRGILDPQNSNQVLLFRLERHCQRLSQSARYLYYDLPAEKIQKVIIEFVQRNRPQTSFYIRPFVYTSDLGIAPRLHNIETDFFVYGMMFGDYLSPDGVSCRISSWYRQEDRSFPLRGKISGAYITSALAKTEAVKSGFDEAILMNTQGKVCEASGMNIFIVRNGQLITPGFDQDILEGITRDSVITLARDLGIPLVERAVDRSELLIADEAFLCGTAAKVVPIQRVESYELPQQRPLTELLRSKLAAITENREPAYQSWVNVVPLS, from the coding sequence ATGATGGATGACTTTCTGCCCATTGCTTATTTTCAAAATCAGTTTGTCCCGTTCCCAGAAGCCAAGCTTTCCATTGCTACCCATGCGTTGCACTACGGAACGGGAGCATTCGGGGGGCTCCGGGGGATTCTCGATCCCCAGAATTCTAATCAGGTGCTGTTATTTCGCCTCGAGCGCCACTGTCAACGGCTGAGCCAAAGTGCTCGGTATCTGTACTATGACCTGCCAGCCGAGAAAATTCAAAAGGTGATTATTGAATTTGTTCAACGCAATCGGCCGCAAACGTCATTTTATATTCGCCCCTTTGTCTACACCTCTGATTTGGGAATTGCCCCGCGACTCCATAACATTGAAACAGATTTCTTTGTGTATGGGATGATGTTTGGCGATTATTTATCCCCCGATGGGGTCAGTTGTCGGATTAGCTCTTGGTACCGCCAGGAGGATCGGAGTTTCCCCCTGCGCGGCAAAATTAGTGGGGCTTATATCACCTCGGCACTGGCTAAAACAGAAGCGGTGAAGTCAGGGTTTGATGAAGCAATTCTCATGAATACCCAGGGAAAGGTGTGTGAAGCCTCGGGAATGAATATTTTCATTGTCAGAAATGGGCAACTGATTACCCCCGGCTTTGATCAGGATATTTTAGAAGGCATTACCCGCGATAGCGTCATCACCTTGGCGCGGGATCTGGGGATTCCCCTTGTGGAACGGGCGGTGGATCGCTCAGAGTTGCTGATTGCCGACGAAGCCTTTTTGTGTGGCACCGCTGCTAAGGTGGTGCCGATTCAACGGGTTGAAAGCTATGAATTGCCCCAACAGCGACCCCTGACGGAACTGTTAAGGTCAAAACTCGCGGCGATCACGGAAAATCGGGAACCTGCTTATCAAAGCTGGGTAAATGTGGTGCCCTTAAGCTGA
- a CDS encoding FUSC family protein: MTRWYQRVQPQVSLTQVQSAIKLGLSAILAFWLAQLCRFEEPVWAVITVGIVNSSYVGNSLEIGRNRIIGTIFGALLGGILSTLLGSATKNPSTLAIGMTAAALLSVWLQLPAYSQKLSTYTLAMVVVAQSHTWAVALNRCLLISLGVVVALGVNLLVWPYPNRDLLRKGLAEHLCLSRHFLATLMEQYLQQQPSATDLAALRTTIHQAQRSNQELIEDILKTPG, from the coding sequence ATGACTCGTTGGTATCAACGGGTTCAGCCTCAGGTGTCTCTTACCCAGGTGCAATCTGCAATCAAACTAGGACTCTCGGCCATCTTAGCCTTTTGGTTGGCCCAACTCTGCCGCTTTGAAGAACCCGTTTGGGCCGTGATTACTGTCGGAATTGTCAATAGTTCCTACGTGGGAAATTCCTTAGAAATTGGCCGAAATCGGATTATTGGCACCATTTTTGGGGCGCTTTTAGGCGGGATTCTCTCCACCCTGCTGGGGTCAGCGACGAAGAACCCCTCGACCCTGGCTATCGGGATGACTGCGGCTGCCCTCCTTTCTGTCTGGCTGCAACTCCCCGCCTACTCGCAAAAACTCTCGACCTATACCCTGGCAATGGTTGTGGTGGCCCAGTCCCATACTTGGGCCGTGGCATTGAACCGTTGTCTGTTAATCAGCCTCGGGGTTGTGGTGGCTTTAGGGGTGAATCTTTTGGTGTGGCCTTACCCCAATCGCGATCTCTTGAGAAAAGGACTGGCTGAGCACCTATGTCTCAGTCGTCATTTTTTGGCGACGCTGATGGAGCAATACCTCCAACAACAGCCGTCGGCCACAGATTTGGCAGCGTTGAGAACGACGATCCACCAGGCGCAGCGGAGCAATCAGGAGCTGATCGAGGATATTCTCAAAACCCCCGGGTGA
- a CDS encoding DNA-directed RNA polymerase subunit alpha C-terminal domain-containing protein, translating into MNNPVHPLLQTTAIEALELSMQAHGFLKRSQIHTIADLLNYTQEDLRILDPSSAHEVITALHERLGIALPQAAGDLDDQMA; encoded by the coding sequence ATGAACAACCCTGTACACCCATTGCTGCAAACAACCGCCATTGAAGCCTTGGAACTATCGATGCAAGCCCACGGTTTTCTCAAGCGATCTCAAATTCACACCATTGCCGACCTGCTGAATTACACCCAGGAAGATCTGAGAATTCTTGATCCCAGCTCCGCCCATGAGGTGATCACCGCATTACACGAGCGATTGGGTATCGCCCTCCCCCAAGCCGCCGGAGACTTAGACGATCAGATGGCGTAG
- a CDS encoding Fur family transcriptional regulator — protein MQIEVASVKPIRSLEDALDRCQGLGMRLSRQRRFILELLWQAKEHLSAREIYDRLNQQGKAIGHTSVYQNLEALSEHGIIECLERSDGRLYGNISDIHSHVNCLDTQQILDVHIELPPALLAQIEQTTGVRVTEYRIDFYGYRLPPTLSSSDL, from the coding sequence ATGCAAATTGAAGTTGCCTCTGTCAAACCGATTCGCTCCTTAGAAGATGCACTGGATCGGTGTCAGGGCTTGGGGATGCGCCTGAGTCGGCAACGGCGGTTTATTTTGGAACTGCTGTGGCAAGCCAAGGAGCACCTGTCAGCTCGGGAGATCTATGACCGCTTGAACCAACAGGGAAAGGCGATTGGACATACCTCGGTCTATCAAAATTTAGAAGCCCTCTCAGAGCATGGGATCATTGAATGTCTGGAGCGTTCCGATGGTCGGCTCTACGGCAATATCAGTGATATTCACAGCCATGTGAATTGTTTAGATACCCAGCAGATTTTAGATGTGCATATTGAACTCCCGCCGGCACTCCTAGCGCAAATTGAACAAACAACCGGGGTACGAGTTACGGAATATCGCATTGATTTCTACGGCTATCGATTGCCCCCAACCCTCAGTTCCAGTGACCTGTAA
- a CDS encoding DUF3685 domain-containing protein, with protein MTTQVFRLGFGMWVEGLSQWQMVVACELATASITTVMQPSDAVSATGLALDLVILDLATPEGQRAAIDHRFPSASPGLTLLTQLKTQYPQLPVLLLTTVQESSLLLSALAAGANGYCPKGIPNSELLAAMEHLVTGKAVWPADLWTEAPGTLAATQKSAGSRRLGPGARLRQNLRQAGIQRIDTTLAALSVYLQNPSLSAVDGWIMTGRQRELRAARWLVNHLLATSNPSAELAISPRHAARFAPVSTQRQLDSPPAVSPASSLSESVLRSQLFEAVVEQLQGGLRNLTERPLEIDILREDKKQELLYITLRQLETLLDELRFSQVLPLQLREKIPLVLQDLWQGTTMDFFGKYSTLLLGAEPVAVIPVLLGDAPLVQAAILNKIPLVEPLLAYLLFQTGLTIDNEISPVGSEKARERATLLLQNLLLQVANAVVHPLLNHFADVESMKQGFYDRRLISTREIARFRNNLSWKYRLGSYIGEPKAIFESRFELLVLDQGIHCRSIYAPRTQELTQLAGLPMVVTLILEARDAIAPRLRSALSFLGSGVVYVLTEVVGRGIGLIGRGIVQGIGSAWQENRYSRDRQK; from the coding sequence ATGACGACCCAAGTTTTTCGCTTGGGTTTTGGGATGTGGGTCGAAGGCTTATCTCAGTGGCAGATGGTGGTGGCATGTGAGCTAGCAACTGCCTCTATCACCACGGTGATGCAGCCGTCTGATGCGGTATCTGCAACTGGGTTGGCGCTTGACTTAGTGATTCTAGATTTGGCAACTCCCGAGGGTCAAAGAGCGGCCATCGATCATCGTTTCCCCTCCGCCTCTCCGGGATTAACACTGCTCACCCAGTTAAAAACCCAGTATCCCCAACTCCCCGTGCTCTTGTTGACCACGGTGCAGGAGTCATCCCTGTTGTTGTCAGCCTTGGCAGCTGGAGCCAATGGGTATTGCCCAAAGGGAATCCCCAACTCGGAACTGCTAGCAGCCATGGAACACCTAGTGACGGGCAAGGCTGTCTGGCCTGCGGATCTCTGGACAGAGGCTCCAGGAACCCTCGCTGCTACCCAGAAATCGGCTGGTTCCAGACGGTTAGGGCCTGGAGCTAGGCTACGGCAAAATCTGCGACAGGCGGGAATTCAGCGCATCGACACCACCTTGGCGGCCTTATCGGTGTACTTGCAAAACCCCAGCCTTTCTGCCGTTGATGGGTGGATCATGACCGGGCGGCAGCGCGAACTGCGGGCAGCGCGATGGCTGGTGAATCATCTGCTGGCGACATCCAACCCCTCGGCGGAGTTGGCAATCTCCCCCCGGCATGCCGCTAGATTCGCCCCTGTTTCGACCCAACGGCAATTGGATAGCCCACCAGCGGTATCCCCAGCCTCCAGCCTCAGTGAGAGCGTCCTCAGATCGCAGCTATTCGAGGCGGTGGTAGAGCAACTGCAAGGGGGGTTAAGGAATCTCACGGAGCGTCCCCTCGAAATTGACATTCTCCGGGAGGACAAGAAGCAAGAGCTACTCTACATCACCCTGCGCCAGTTGGAAACCCTGCTCGATGAGTTGCGGTTTTCCCAGGTGCTTCCCCTGCAACTGCGGGAGAAAATTCCGCTGGTCTTGCAAGATTTGTGGCAGGGAACCACAATGGATTTCTTTGGCAAGTACTCAACCCTACTCCTAGGAGCAGAGCCAGTGGCGGTGATTCCGGTACTCTTGGGAGATGCTCCGCTGGTTCAAGCGGCCATTCTCAATAAGATTCCCCTGGTTGAACCGCTCCTAGCTTACCTATTGTTTCAAACAGGACTAACCATTGACAACGAGATCTCCCCTGTGGGATCGGAAAAGGCCAGGGAACGGGCAACACTCTTACTGCAAAATCTCTTGCTACAGGTTGCCAATGCCGTCGTCCACCCCCTGTTGAATCACTTTGCGGATGTGGAGTCCATGAAACAGGGCTTCTACGATCGCCGCTTAATTTCGACCCGTGAAATCGCCCGATTTAGAAATAATCTCTCTTGGAAGTATCGCCTGGGCAGCTACATTGGTGAACCCAAGGCAATTTTTGAGAGCCGCTTTGAGTTACTGGTGCTGGATCAGGGCATTCACTGCCGCTCTATCTATGCCCCCCGCACCCAAGAACTGACCCAACTGGCTGGGTTACCCATGGTGGTGACCCTGATTCTGGAGGCTCGGGATGCCATCGCCCCGCGGTTGCGATCGGCCCTGTCTTTTTTGGGATCGGGGGTTGTCTATGTGCTCACAGAGGTGGTAGGTCGGGGCATTGGCTTGATCGGTCGGGGCATTGTTCAGGGCATTGGCAGTGCTTGGCAAGAGAACCGCTACAGTCGCGATCGCCAGAAGTAA
- a CDS encoding putative 2-dehydropantoate 2-reductase — protein sequence MTTYAILGTGALGGFYGARLQQAGNTVHFLLHSDYAHVKRQGLVIESPAGNFTLPQVNAYADVGEMPPCDVVVVALKSTQNHLLPQLLPPVLQETGVVLLLQNGLDVEKAVATIVGDQRVMSGLCFICSNKVGPGHIRHLDYGAIILGDYAPGYPSLGITARMQRVAQDFTQAGIDVELATDLLLARWRKLVWNIPFNGLSVVLDAKVDALITDSHTHQLATDLMQEVVAIAARQGREIPEAYIQGMLKATTQMKPYLTSMKIDYDQGRPMEIEALFGNPLRVAQVTGVSVPKLEMLYQQLLFLDRQQG from the coding sequence TTGACAACCTATGCAATTCTCGGAACGGGTGCCCTGGGTGGCTTCTATGGCGCCCGGCTGCAACAGGCAGGCAACACTGTTCACTTCTTGCTCCACAGCGATTATGCCCATGTCAAACGGCAGGGGTTGGTGATTGAATCTCCGGCGGGAAACTTTACGTTGCCCCAAGTCAACGCCTACGCCGATGTGGGGGAAATGCCCCCCTGTGATGTGGTCGTCGTTGCCCTGAAAAGCACCCAGAACCATTTGCTACCCCAACTGTTGCCACCAGTGTTGCAAGAGACAGGCGTGGTGCTGCTGCTCCAGAATGGTCTGGACGTAGAGAAGGCCGTAGCAACCATTGTGGGGGATCAGCGGGTGATGAGCGGTCTCTGTTTTATTTGCTCCAATAAAGTTGGCCCCGGTCATATTCGCCATCTGGATTACGGTGCCATCATCCTGGGGGACTATGCCCCCGGTTACCCATCCCTAGGAATTACGGCTCGGATGCAGCGAGTGGCGCAGGACTTCACCCAGGCAGGGATTGACGTGGAACTGGCAACGGATCTCTTACTGGCTCGCTGGCGCAAGCTCGTTTGGAACATTCCCTTCAATGGCCTCTCGGTGGTTTTAGATGCCAAGGTTGATGCCCTGATCACTGATTCCCATACGCACCAGTTGGCCACCGATCTGATGCAGGAAGTGGTGGCGATCGCAGCTCGTCAAGGCCGGGAGATTCCCGAGGCGTATATTCAAGGGATGCTCAAGGCGACCACCCAGATGAAACCCTATCTCACCAGTATGAAGATTGATTATGACCAGGGTCGCCCGATGGAAATAGAAGCCCTGTTTGGCAACCCTCTGAGAGTTGCCCAAGTAACCGGGGTGTCTGTTCCGAAGCTGGAAATGCTGTATCAGCAACTGCTGTTTCTGGATCGGCAGCAGGGTTGA
- the budA gene encoding acetolactate decarboxylase, with protein sequence MSFKPYIWLISLITAGLMLLAVGFSQAAAPPHSLFQTSTLSALLAGVYDGDLNLGTLRRQGNFGLGTVNGLDGEMVALEGQFYRVDHQGEVSLLTDERLTPFAVVTQFQPQRSLKLPTLLDFPQLQQFLDQQLPSGNLPYAIRVQGTFQTLKFRSVPRQHPPYRPLAEVLPQQSIFERANIQGTLVGFRTPAYLQGINVNGYHFHFISGDLQIGGHVLAGQFQPHQVKIAIDTLAQIQIHLPDTAAFRKVNLSGSDSSSLKGLDW encoded by the coding sequence GTGTCTTTTAAGCCCTATATTTGGCTAATTTCCCTGATCACGGCTGGGTTAATGCTCCTGGCTGTGGGGTTCTCCCAGGCTGCGGCTCCACCCCATTCGCTGTTTCAGACATCAACCCTCAGTGCCTTGCTGGCAGGGGTCTACGATGGCGATCTGAACCTAGGGACGCTGCGGCGACAGGGGAATTTTGGCTTGGGCACCGTCAATGGGTTGGATGGGGAAATGGTGGCGCTGGAGGGACAATTCTACCGAGTGGATCACCAGGGGGAGGTCTCGCTCCTGACCGATGAGAGGTTAACTCCCTTTGCCGTGGTTACCCAGTTTCAACCGCAGCGATCGCTGAAATTGCCAACCCTCTTGGATTTCCCGCAACTCCAGCAATTTTTAGATCAGCAGTTGCCCAGTGGCAATTTGCCCTATGCGATCCGGGTTCAGGGCACCTTCCAAACCTTAAAATTTCGCAGTGTTCCCCGACAACATCCTCCCTATCGTCCCCTGGCTGAGGTGCTGCCCCAGCAGTCGATCTTTGAACGCGCCAATATCCAGGGAACATTAGTGGGGTTTCGTACCCCCGCCTATCTGCAAGGGATAAATGTCAATGGCTATCACTTTCATTTCATCAGTGGCGATCTCCAAATCGGGGGTCACGTCCTCGCAGGCCAATTTCAGCCCCACCAGGTAAAAATTGCCATCGATACCTTGGCGCAGATCCAGATTCACCTCCCCGATACTGCTGCTTTTCGGAAGGTGAATTTATCGGGAAGCGACTCTAGCTCCCTCAAAGGTCTGGATTGGTAG
- a CDS encoding ribulose bisphosphate carboxylase small subunit: protein MSTVRKTPPEFQPPDFSLPHLIEIGQQLVQEQQRVQEMGLAAAYNKSLYFNRKLGDTAEPPSLPTTPFFRAYHPDTRERQPEIASQSYPGQPSSTRLAPEMVTQVNQILAQGQRLGIEYVDERRFRTNSWNCYGTVEGKGAEAMALLESCLDQYPEHYIRLVAIHPQDRRRLQEVVIQRPSTPK, encoded by the coding sequence TTGTCAACAGTCAGGAAGACCCCCCCCGAATTTCAACCACCGGACTTTAGCCTGCCCCATCTGATCGAAATCGGGCAGCAATTGGTGCAAGAGCAGCAGCGAGTCCAAGAGATGGGGTTGGCGGCAGCCTATAACAAGTCCCTTTACTTCAACCGCAAGCTGGGGGATACGGCAGAGCCCCCCAGCTTGCCCACGACTCCCTTCTTTCGCGCCTACCATCCAGACACAAGGGAGCGTCAGCCTGAAATCGCCAGCCAGAGTTACCCTGGTCAGCCTTCTAGCACTCGCTTGGCTCCTGAAATGGTGACCCAGGTGAATCAAATCCTGGCTCAGGGACAACGATTGGGCATTGAATATGTGGATGAACGTCGCTTCCGCACGAATTCCTGGAATTGTTATGGCACAGTTGAGGGCAAGGGAGCTGAGGCGATGGCACTGCTGGAATCTTGTTTAGATCAATATCCGGAGCACTATATTCGTCTGGTGGCCATTCATCCCCAAGATCGGCGGCGACTGCAAGAAGTTGTGATCCAACGGCCATCAACCCCGAAATAG
- a CDS encoding AAA family ATPase: MNYLQPAIAMSYFISPRFLAKLSVHITKNYLNLPLVKVPLILGIHGRKGEGKSFQCDLVFERMGVNVVHMSAGELESPDAGDPARLIRLRYREAAELVKVRGRMAVLMINDIDAGAGRVDQYTQYTVNTQLVNGTLMNIADNPTNVQLPGSYELEPIQRVPIVVTGNDFSTLYAPLIRDGRMEKFFWEPNRADRIGVVSSIFQADGVAPTQIETLVDTFPDQAIDFYGALRSRLYDEQIYHLIQTVGLDRISLRVVNSQEDPPRISTTGL; encoded by the coding sequence GTGAACTATCTGCAACCTGCGATCGCCATGAGCTATTTCATCTCTCCCCGTTTTCTCGCTAAACTGTCCGTTCACATCACCAAGAACTATCTAAATTTGCCCCTAGTGAAGGTGCCCCTGATCCTGGGCATCCATGGGCGTAAGGGGGAAGGCAAATCCTTTCAGTGCGATCTGGTCTTTGAGCGCATGGGGGTGAATGTCGTCCACATGTCTGCTGGGGAACTAGAAAGCCCCGATGCGGGAGATCCCGCGCGCCTGATTCGCCTGCGTTACCGCGAAGCCGCAGAATTGGTGAAGGTGCGGGGTCGCATGGCGGTACTCATGATCAATGACATTGATGCCGGAGCCGGTCGAGTAGATCAGTACACCCAGTACACCGTCAATACCCAGTTGGTCAACGGCACCTTGATGAACATTGCCGACAATCCCACGAATGTGCAACTTCCTGGGAGCTATGAGCTAGAACCAATCCAGCGCGTCCCGATTGTGGTGACGGGTAATGATTTTTCGACGCTCTACGCCCCCCTGATTCGGGATGGACGGATGGAAAAGTTTTTCTGGGAACCGAACCGAGCCGATCGCATTGGGGTTGTCAGCAGTATTTTTCAGGCGGATGGGGTTGCACCTACTCAGATTGAAACCTTAGTGGATACCTTCCCCGATCAGGCCATTGACTTCTATGGTGCCCTGCGATCGCGCCTGTACGATGAGCAGATTTACCATCTGATTCAAACGGTAGGACTTGATCGCATCTCCCTGCGGGTTGTCAACAGTCAGGAAGACCCCCCCCGAATTTCAACCACCGGACTTTAG
- a CDS encoding Npun_R1517 family heterocyst differentiation transcriptional regulator produces the protein MSRDSQTIPFSNSEVSIFDCEVHLKFRLIEDKELLHDRDRLLEMLLDAFACGEDDYLEPLQIEVNAQEIPETVASPQMRRQLIRLRNSAA, from the coding sequence ATGAGTCGTGATTCGCAAACCATTCCATTCTCCAATTCTGAAGTCAGCATCTTTGATTGTGAAGTTCATTTAAAGTTTCGATTAATTGAAGATAAAGAACTGCTGCACGATCGCGATCGACTCCTAGAAATGTTATTAGATGCCTTCGCTTGTGGGGAGGATGATTATTTAGAGCCGCTGCAAATTGAGGTGAATGCTCAGGAAATTCCCGAGACGGTAGCGTCTCCCCAAATGCGCCGTCAACTGATTCGCCTCCGCAACTCAGCTGCCTAG
- a CDS encoding sensor histidine kinase — protein MANIPSQPGIVVKFNLRRRLFLSHLLVGLLVSGSLVLSGEEFVKFNLIHQVDQKYDASGQFLQHYSLAELIADFDAAWRFGVFWSLAIGGIAAGGVGYWMTRQIVQPLRQMEKITHRFAKGHLGERMPESQVLEFSQLSSSFNHMAASLEGVEQRRRELVSDLTHELRTPLTVLRGYLEELADGRIEPAPEIYVQLARETSRLQRLVHDLQELSKAEAGYLAVDLQPVQLTPLLTSLVQRFSDQVLEEGPQLKLDLPPKLPLVLADLDRVEQILVNLLGNALRYTPQGSITVRAWTTDAYLWIAVIDTGVGIAATDLPHVFERFWRADQARSRQSGGTGIGLAITLRLVELQGG, from the coding sequence GTGGCTAACATTCCCTCTCAACCTGGCATCGTGGTTAAATTCAATCTGAGACGGCGCCTGTTTCTTTCACACCTGTTGGTGGGGTTGTTGGTATCGGGTAGTCTGGTTCTCTCCGGTGAAGAGTTCGTCAAGTTCAATCTGATTCACCAAGTGGATCAAAAATATGATGCCTCGGGACAATTTCTCCAGCACTATAGCCTGGCAGAACTGATTGCAGACTTTGATGCCGCCTGGCGATTTGGGGTGTTTTGGTCTCTTGCCATTGGCGGCATTGCGGCGGGGGGCGTTGGGTACTGGATGACGCGCCAGATTGTCCAGCCCTTGCGCCAGATGGAGAAAATCACCCATCGATTTGCCAAAGGTCACTTAGGGGAACGCATGCCCGAAAGTCAGGTTCTAGAATTTAGCCAACTTAGCAGTAGTTTCAATCACATGGCCGCCAGCCTTGAAGGGGTAGAGCAGCGACGGCGAGAACTGGTGAGCGATCTCACCCACGAACTCCGAACCCCCCTAACGGTGCTGCGGGGGTATTTGGAAGAGCTGGCGGATGGCAGAATTGAACCTGCACCGGAAATTTACGTCCAACTCGCCCGAGAAACCAGTCGGTTACAGCGACTAGTGCATGACTTGCAAGAACTGTCTAAGGCCGAAGCCGGTTACTTAGCCGTCGATTTGCAACCGGTGCAATTAACCCCCTTACTCACCTCTCTGGTGCAGCGATTCAGTGATCAGGTACTGGAAGAGGGGCCCCAGTTAAAACTTGATTTACCCCCTAAATTACCCTTGGTACTGGCCGATCTTGATCGGGTAGAGCAAATCTTAGTGAATTTGCTGGGAAATGCCCTGCGCTATACCCCTCAAGGGTCGATTACGGTAAGGGCTTGGACAACGGATGCCTATCTTTGGATTGCGGTAATCGATACTGGGGTAGGGATTGCGGCGACGGATCTGCCCCACGTGTTTGAGCGCTTTTGGCGGGCCGATCAAGCGCGATCGCGCCAATCCGGCGGCACAGGCATCGGGCTGGCGATTACTCTGCGCTTAGTGGAATTGCAGGGGGGGTAA